The DNA sequence TAAAGACGCTTTCCCCTTGCCTCGAATTGAAGATTCCCTGACCAGTCTCAACCAAGCAGATTGGTACTCCACTCTGGACTTGGCCAGTGGATACTGGCAAGTGGAGGTAGAggagaaagacagagaaaagacTGCATTTACAACACCTTTTGGCTTATTTGAGTTTGACAGGATGCCCTTTGGACTCTGTAATGCCCCAGCAACCTTTCAAAGACTGATGCAGCGCTGTTTGGGGGACCAGCTTGTTGACTCTGCTCTTGTATACCTGGATGATGTTATTGTGTATTCCAAAGACTTTGCAACCCACCTGGACCATCTGGAGCGTGTGTTTGAGTCCCTGGGGCGTTATGGTCTTCTTCTTCGCCCAGAGAAATGCAAGCTGTTTCATAAGAAAGTCAAGTTCCTGGGCCACGAAGTCAGTGGTGATGGAGTGTCGCCTGACCCAGAGAAAACCGCAGCTGTCCAGAGTTGGGACCGTCCTACCACAGTTAGGCAGGTAAGATCTTTTCTGGGTTTTGTGGGCTACTACAGGCGGTTTGTTAAAGACTTTTCCAAGATTGCTAAACCTCTGAATGAACTTTTGAGGGGCTCATCAAGGAGCAGGTGCAGAGGATCACCCTCTGTCCAATGGACTGATGAGTGCGAAGTTGCATTTCAGCAGCTCAAGCAATGCTTGCTACAAGCGCCAATTTTGGCATATGCGGATTTCACAGAGCCTTTCACTGTCTATACAGATGCCAGTAACTGCGGTTTAGGTGCTGTTTTAGCCCAGGAACAGGATGGAGCAGAACGAGTCATTGCATATGCTAGTCGGAGCCTGCGCCCATCAAAACGCAACGATGCCAACTACAGCTCTTTTAAACTTGAGCTGTTGGCAATGAAATGGGCTCTGGTGGAgaaattcaaagattttttgtggGGTGCGAAGATAACTGTTGTGACGGACAATAACCCCCTTGTACACCTGCAGACAGCAAAACTAGGGGCCGTGGAACAGAGGTGGGTTGCTCAGCTGGCCAATTTTGATTACACCATCCAGTACCGACCGGGGAAGGACCATACTAATGCTGATGTATTGTCTAGACTCCACATTGCCTCAACAAGCCCAGGGCCTGTTGGCACCCAGACAGTACATGTTATGGAGGTTTTGGATGAGACAGAAGAGCCCTTTCATGGTTGGGGGTGGAACCCTGGCCTGTGGAGACTGGAACAGCAGAGAGACCACACAGTTTGTGAGGTTCTGGACTATCTGGCTCAAGGTGGGTTACCAGGTGCAGCAGAAAGGCGGGTGCTTTCTCAGCCAATAAAGAGACTCTTGCAGCAATGGAGAAGACTCGAAATTATTGAGGGAGTGTTATGCAGGAGAGTAAGAGACTCCTCAACCTACGAAACTCTCCAACAAGTCGTGGTCCCGAACAATAAAACTGCAGCCTTGGTAGAGTTTTGCCATCAAAACAGTGGACACCCAGGTGCAGATCGCATGCTTACTACGCTGCGAAGAAATTTTTATTGGCTCCAAATGGAAAAGACTGTCCAGGGTTATATAAAGGCCTGCCCCCGCTGCGTGTTGTACAAAACCAAGGCTGATCACAGGGCTCCTCTTGCCCCATTCACTGCCAGAGCCCCGATGCACATAGTGGCAATGGACTTTCTAACATTGAGCCGCCCTACAGACAGATACCAGAACATTCTGGTTGTGACTGACTTGTTCACAAAGTATGCATGGGCTATTCCGACCCCTGATCAGACAGCAGTGGCAACGGCTTGTGCCTTGAGGACTCATGTTATACAGCCATTCGGCTGCCCAGAGGTCATGCATTCAGATCAAGGCCCTGGCTTTGAGCCAAGACTCATAAAAGAACTGTGCATGATTTATGGCTGTCGTAAGTCCCGCACCACACCATACCACCCACAGGGCAACGGGGCATGCGAGCGGTTCAACCAAACTTTGCTAAGCTTGTTGGGGACACTGGAGGCTGAACAACAAAGGCATTGGGCGGGGTACCTTCCAGGCCTTGTCCAGGCTTACAACAACACCGTGCATGCCTCCACTAAATATGTACCTTCCTTCCTAATGTTCGGCCGCCACCTTAGAACCCCTGTGGACATGCTGACAGGAGCATTGGCCTCGTTGAGTACCACTACCACGACAGAGTGGGTGAGTAGGCACCATCAACAGTTGACTTATGCTTACAACAAAGCGTCAACCTCTTTACTGCAAGCAGCCAGCACAAACAAGAAGATCTACGACAAGGCTGCCAAAGATTCCCCTCTGCTTCCAGGAGAGCGGGTTCTGGTCTTAGACCAGAGGAGAAGGGAAAAGGGTAAACTTAGTGATAGGTGGGAAAGTAAACCTCAGGTTGTAGTAGCCCAGCCCTATCCAGATCGCCCTGTCTACAGAGTCAGGCCAGAAGGTAAAGACGGTCCTGAAAGGGTTCTGCACCGTAACAATTTGAGACCTTGCCTCCCCTGTCTCGTCCCTCAAGAGTTACCAAGCGAGCCAACAGCTGAAGAGCAAACACCCGCAGATGGCCTAGCATTATGGGGATTTGCCTTTCCCCTCCCAGTGACAGAGGGGTACGAAGCTGCTCAAGCACCTGAACCAAGGCGCTCCCAGAGGATTAATAGGCAAAGGCCCCAAAGGTACCGTGAGTAGTTCTAGGGACTAGAACGCTTTCAGCCGGGGGGAGTGTCAGCAGGTAGTTTGTGACTGCTTGCACAGATTGCTGATGGTGGATGAAGGACACCTGTGTGGGAGGGCGTGGTCACATACAGAGCAGGGAGGCTGATATTCTCTTATAGAGCACCAGTGCGCGGCCAGCGAGAAGAGAGGAGGACTGTTGGAGCCGGCGCGTGGGGTTCCTGACACTTGGGCACAGCCTGCAGCAGGAGGACTGTTGGAGCCTGTATCGTTTGAGTTTGGCCTGCTGCTGGAGCCAGAGACGCGAGGTCCGTGGCATTTGGGTGCAACCTGCAAGGTGCAGGCAGGACGAAGGCTTGGAGCCGGAGGTGCGCAATTCAGGACGCGGAGGCGGCAGAACACTGGCCACAGGTCTTCATCGGGACGCGGACCAGTAAATCGCTCgcgtggaggaggagggaggcagcACACCCTCGGGAAGATCTCACACTGCCATTTGGAGACACAGAGGGGTGAACGGGCTTCACCCCTCCTAAAGTTAAGTGTGCCAGCTACACACTGAGCTTCTATGAGCAGCCAGTAGCTCAGTCACCAGTGgattttatttgggttttataTGGATTGACTTTTAACTCCTTTGCatgactgtttttgtgtttttaaaactatttgtggatttgccttgtttttattgcatgtgAACTGGTGGCTTGGAGTGCAGGCCTGCTCGTGTGAAGGACTTGGGTGTGGGACGAACATCAAGGTGGACACTTGGACAATGGCGTGATATGGACAATTACCACCACTGTTCTCCTGATGTGTTGGCTTTACAtgtgttttatgtcatttttgtttttagtttttttaccatttctggttttagactgttttattaaaactttttaactaTCAAGGCTTTGGCTGTCTCTGGAGCAACTAGCAAACTCCCCAGCAGATCCCTAAAATTTTTGATTGCTTTGGGGCTTCACCCCCACCCCTCTGACACAAAGAGAGGGTTACATTGTGTTTCCTGTCCATTAGTCAGGCTCACTAAAGCACCAACAATGATGACCTACCTGACGAGACTCAGCTTTGCCGTAGCGCATCTCAGTGGCAAAGTGTTCGCAGTTGTACTTTGTGAGATGGTACGTCAGTGAAACTCCAACAAGAGAACAGGCTTTCTTCACGATCTCATCTGCTGGAAGAGGTTTGTACTTTTTATCTGAGCTGTTGTTGACTCTCCACTTGTCCTTTCCCACCACATCCTGAAGCTTCTCTTTCATCACGATGCCACCGACTCCACGACTGCTGGAACCTGACAGAGCATCTCAAAAGAGAAATgagagaaaaactgttttcattccAGCACAGCAGTAGAAACATTTTGGATGCATGTTCAGCCTAAACATGAGGGAAAGTTTGATCTGtctcggttttatttgtttatgtctCAGGAGACGCTCTGTTGACCCTGTGTCCCCCAAAGGGAGACAGCAGGtccagaaaatggatggatggatggatggagggttgGATTTCTAGGATTTGGTCAACTTACTAGGTGCGCCAAAATGAATCACGAATCCATTTCCAATGTACACAGCCCAGTGGTTGTAATTACCACGGAAGATCTCAATCAAGTCTCCAGGTTTCGCTTCCTTTCCAtcctgaagataaaaaaacacataagaaATCTAGAAGAAGGAACACAGCTTCAAAGACAAACTTTTAACCAATGTTTAAACAAGTTAAGGCCTTGACCACATATTTAACAGCTAACA is a window from the Oryzias latipes chromosome 24, ASM223467v1 genome containing:
- the LOC101173355 gene encoding HRAS-like suppressor 3, yielding MSFFSSSSPAFQLEKSRDKDGKEAKPGDLIEIFRGNYNHWAVYIGNGFVIHFGAPNALSGSSSRGVGGIVMKEKLQDVVGKDKWRVNNSSDKKYKPLPADEIVKKACSLVGVSLTYHLTKYNCEHFATEMRYGKAESRQAQTVETVAAAAAVGGITGIVASVIGGLSHGSTY